Proteins encoded by one window of Clostridium cagae:
- a CDS encoding chemotaxis protein: MKSNILLESGTGELEIIDFVVNGTHYAINVVKVKEIIKMPNESLTKLPDPKPEVAGLILCRDEILTLIDLKYTLTKQRNHELGSKVIICEFNKIKVAFNIDDVVGVHRIKWGDIRKPDDLSENSLSVGNILLNNKVLIMLDFEKIVTDLCPSVGISEDRLVKVKYQDRSNIKLVLADDSALIRKLLKETLTKAGFTNLRLFNDGQQALAFLKSVAENQGENFREDVDLLITDIEMPQMDGLTLTRRVKEDEILYKLPVIIFSSLITDELRHKGKSVKADAQLSKPEIEELVLVIDKLLSK; encoded by the coding sequence ATGAAGAGTAATATATTATTAGAATCGGGTACAGGGGAATTAGAAATTATTGATTTTGTTGTTAACGGAACTCATTATGCAATAAATGTAGTAAAAGTTAAAGAAATAATTAAAATGCCAAATGAAAGCTTAACTAAGTTACCAGATCCTAAACCTGAAGTGGCTGGACTTATATTATGTAGAGATGAAATTCTTACTTTAATTGATTTAAAATATACATTAACGAAACAAAGAAATCATGAATTAGGTTCTAAAGTTATAATTTGTGAATTCAATAAAATAAAAGTTGCATTTAATATTGATGATGTAGTAGGTGTACATCGTATTAAGTGGGGAGACATAAGAAAACCAGATGATTTATCAGAAAATTCCTTATCTGTTGGAAATATATTATTAAATAATAAGGTTTTAATTATGTTAGATTTTGAAAAAATAGTAACAGATCTTTGTCCAAGTGTTGGAATAAGTGAAGATAGACTTGTAAAAGTAAAATATCAAGACAGATCTAATATAAAATTAGTATTAGCTGACGATTCTGCTTTAATAAGAAAGCTTTTAAAAGAAACTCTTACAAAAGCAGGTTTTACGAACTTAAGATTATTTAATGATGGACAACAAGCATTAGCATTTTTGAAAAGTGTAGCAGAAAATCAAGGCGAAAACTTTAGAGAAGATGTTGATCTTCTTATTACTGATATAGAAATGCCACAAATGGATGGCCTTACGCTTACGAGAAGAGTAAAAGAAGATGAAATATTATATAAGTTACCAGTAATAATATTCTCATCATTAATTACTGATGAATTAAGACATAAAGGTAAATCTGTTAAAGCAGATGCGCAATTGAGTAAACCAGAAATTGAAGAACTTGTACTTGTTATAGATAAACTATTGAGCAAATAG
- a CDS encoding class I SAM-dependent methyltransferase, with amino-acid sequence MEEFKKVINEILQEEIIKLVVSNKMNKDVKYNKITFILKENDQNKYYQIEKFTDKQVFHENVHIEDLNNKIIECVSNNYKQLSAWSDTTTFDLKISKKGKIFLGKKRSDNKNLANKSHNKEKNYILKEGMIIEPLIDLGVFTKEGKVVNSKYDKYKQINRFVEIIDDEIKKNDYEKLTILDFGCGKSYLTFVLYYYFVKIKKINVKMIGLDLKEDVIKKCNDIAKRYKYDNLHFELGDINGFKYNNKVDMVITLHACDTATDYALYNAIKWNSKMIFSVPCCQHEFNSQIKTDSLSILTKYGIIQERVSALMTDSVRANLLECMGYKTQLLEFIDIAHSPKNILIRASKSKISDSKKEKSLSEVKNLMEQFNVNPKLFNLLKDDELICTQIKED; translated from the coding sequence ATGGAAGAATTTAAAAAAGTTATTAATGAAATTTTACAAGAAGAGATTATAAAATTAGTTGTTAGCAATAAAATGAATAAAGATGTTAAATACAATAAAATAACATTTATTCTTAAAGAAAATGACCAAAACAAGTATTATCAAATAGAAAAATTTACTGATAAACAAGTTTTCCATGAAAATGTACATATAGAAGATTTAAATAATAAGATTATTGAATGTGTTTCAAATAATTATAAACAACTTTCAGCATGGTCAGACACAACTACATTTGATTTAAAGATATCTAAAAAAGGTAAAATATTTTTAGGTAAAAAAAGATCTGATAATAAAAATCTTGCAAATAAATCTCACAATAAAGAAAAAAATTATATTTTAAAAGAGGGAATGATAATAGAACCACTTATAGATTTAGGGGTATTTACTAAAGAAGGAAAAGTAGTTAACTCTAAATATGATAAGTATAAGCAAATAAATAGATTTGTGGAGATTATTGATGATGAAATCAAAAAGAATGATTATGAAAAACTTACAATTCTAGATTTTGGATGCGGAAAATCATATTTAACATTTGTACTTTACTATTATTTTGTAAAAATTAAAAAGATAAATGTAAAAATGATTGGTTTAGATCTTAAGGAAGATGTTATTAAAAAATGTAATGATATTGCTAAAAGATACAAATATGATAACTTACACTTTGAACTTGGAGATATAAATGGATTTAAATATAATAATAAAGTTGATATGGTTATAACACTGCATGCTTGCGATACAGCAACTGATTATGCTCTATATAATGCAATAAAATGGAATAGTAAAATGATTTTTTCAGTTCCGTGCTGTCAACATGAATTCAATAGTCAAATAAAAACAGACTCGTTATCTATATTAACTAAATATGGAATAATCCAAGAAAGAGTTTCGGCACTTATGACTGATTCAGTTAGGGCTAATCTACTAGAATGTATGGGTTATAAAACTCAATTATTGGAGTTTATAGATATAGCTCATTCACCTAAAAATATACTAATTAGAGCATCAAAATCCAAGATATCTGATAGCAAAAAAGAAAAATCTTTATCGGAAGTTAAAAATTTAATGGAACAATTTAATGTTAATCCAAAACTTTTTAATTTATTAAAAGATGATGAATTAATATGCACACAAATAAAAGAAGATTAA
- a CDS encoding DUF5662 family protein produces the protein MNSINHFRTITNHKLLVMKYCFKVGLYKQGLLHDLSKYYWVEFSAGIKYYRGDVSPNGIQKIEEGYSKAWLHHKGRNKHHLEYWIDYGVNIKEGLVGMKMPTKYVVEMFIDRMCASMNYQKEKYSDRSALEYYNIGKNHYILHKETRELLEFLLNKLADDGEELTLHYIKNNLLKDKATF, from the coding sequence ATGAATTCAATTAATCATTTTAGAACAATAACAAACCATAAATTATTAGTTATGAAATATTGCTTTAAAGTTGGTTTATATAAACAAGGACTACTACATGATTTATCTAAGTATTATTGGGTAGAATTTTCAGCAGGAATAAAATACTACAGAGGTGATGTTAGTCCAAATGGAATACAAAAAATAGAAGAAGGATATTCTAAAGCATGGCTTCATCATAAAGGACGAAATAAGCATCATTTAGAGTATTGGATAGATTATGGTGTAAATATAAAAGAAGGACTTGTAGGAATGAAAATGCCAACAAAGTATGTAGTTGAGATGTTTATTGATAGAATGTGTGCTTCGATGAATTATCAAAAAGAGAAGTATAGTGATAGAAGTGCATTAGAATATTACAATATAGGTAAAAATCATTATATTTTGCATAAAGAAACGAGAGAATTATTAGAATTTTTACTTAATAAACTTGCAGATGACGGTGAAGAACTAACTCTTCATTATATTAAAAACAATTTATTAAAAGATAAGGCTACGTTTTAG
- a CDS encoding AraC family transcriptional regulator produces the protein MNTIDYGNKSGYLYSDFKLFHIKDKKNQEFEFHYHEFNKIIIFLSGKVTYLIEGKAYYLKPWDILLVNNHDVHKPLIDSSEAYERIVIWVNSNFIESHNYNNCDLMTCFKLANKKSFNLIRLDIKLQDSLKSIISSLESSLNSNDFGSKLLNNSLFIQFLIYLNRIYLEDMFISDESALKYDKQIEEILKYINTNISKDLSIEFLAKEFFISKYYLMHKFKKETGYTLHNYILQKRLLVAKDLIENGEAVLKAATKCGFNDYSSFLRSFKKLFNKSPRELFY, from the coding sequence ATGAATACAATTGATTACGGAAATAAATCTGGATACTTGTATAGTGATTTTAAATTATTTCATATAAAAGATAAGAAAAATCAAGAATTTGAATTCCACTACCATGAGTTCAATAAAATAATTATATTTTTATCCGGAAAAGTAACTTATCTAATAGAAGGAAAAGCTTATTATCTAAAACCTTGGGATATACTTCTTGTAAATAATCATGATGTACATAAACCATTAATAGATTCATCAGAAGCTTATGAAAGAATAGTAATTTGGGTTAATTCAAATTTCATAGAATCTCACAACTATAATAATTGTGATTTGATGACTTGTTTTAAATTAGCTAATAAAAAGAGCTTTAATCTTATTAGACTTGATATCAAATTACAGGATTCATTAAAAAGTATTATTAGTTCATTAGAGTCTTCATTAAATTCAAATGATTTTGGGAGCAAACTTTTAAATAATTCATTATTTATCCAGTTCTTAATTTATTTAAATAGGATTTACTTAGAAGACATGTTTATAAGTGATGAATCAGCTCTTAAATACGACAAACAAATTGAAGAAATATTAAAATATATAAATACTAATATCTCAAAAGATCTTTCTATTGAATTTTTAGCAAAGGAATTTTTTATAAGTAAATATTATTTAATGCATAAATTCAAAAAAGAAACTGGCTATACTCTTCATAATTATATATTGCAAAAAAGGTTATTAGTCGCAAAGGACCTCATAGAAAATGGGGAAGCTGTTTTAAAAGCAGCTACTAAATGTGGATTTAATGATTATTCTAGTTTCCTACGTTCTTTTAAAAAATTATTTAATAAATCACCTCGTGAACTTTTTTATTAA
- a CDS encoding dicarboxylate/amino acid:cation symporter produces MKFIKNYKYSIILLLSILLGGVIGLIMGEDAKIFEPLGKLFLNMIFTALIPIVFFSISSSIANMQSSKKLGKLLGITVTVFGATAVISGILGVVSFKLFDPTKGLDLSIFGNLINSNQNETMNSVGILEKIVSSISVGDFSELLTRSNLLAMILFSIIVGFATMLCKEEGKVFAKFLNSGAAVTMKIISIIMYYAPIGLGAYFASIIGELGGQILTGYLKVFILYTVLSILYFSMFFTIYAYIAGGKKGIKSFWKNSVEPSVTAVATCSSAACIPVNIKAAKKMGVPDSIAKIIMPIGVNIHKDGSVIGGVYKIMFLFGIFGRDMESISSLMIILILGLLIGAVVGAVPGGGAIGEMLILSMFNFPQEALAIMLVIATIIDIPATLLNSSGNTVCTMMISKFMGNK; encoded by the coding sequence TTGAAATTTATAAAAAACTATAAATATTCAATAATTTTATTACTATCAATTCTACTTGGTGGCGTTATAGGACTTATAATGGGGGAAGATGCAAAAATATTTGAACCATTGGGAAAATTATTTTTAAATATGATATTTACAGCATTAATACCAATTGTATTTTTCAGTATATCGTCATCAATAGCTAATATGCAGAGTTCTAAGAAGTTAGGTAAACTATTAGGGATAACTGTTACAGTTTTTGGAGCAACTGCTGTTATTTCAGGAATATTAGGAGTTGTTAGTTTTAAATTATTTGATCCTACAAAAGGTTTAGATTTATCTATATTTGGAAACTTAATTAACTCTAATCAAAATGAAACTATGAATTCAGTTGGAATATTAGAAAAGATTGTATCTAGCATCAGTGTTGGTGATTTTTCAGAACTTTTAACAAGAAGTAACTTGCTTGCAATGATTTTATTTTCGATAATAGTAGGATTTGCTACAATGCTTTGCAAAGAAGAAGGAAAAGTATTTGCAAAATTTTTAAATAGTGGTGCAGCAGTAACAATGAAAATTATAAGTATAATAATGTATTATGCACCAATTGGGCTTGGAGCATATTTTGCAAGCATAATAGGGGAATTAGGTGGTCAAATTTTAACAGGGTACTTGAAAGTATTTATATTATATACTGTTCTTTCAATATTGTATTTTAGTATGTTTTTTACAATATATGCATATATAGCAGGTGGGAAAAAAGGAATTAAAAGTTTTTGGAAGAATTCAGTTGAACCATCAGTAACTGCAGTAGCAACATGTTCAAGTGCTGCCTGTATACCTGTGAATATAAAAGCAGCCAAAAAGATGGGAGTACCAGATAGCATAGCAAAGATAATAATGCCAATAGGTGTTAATATTCATAAAGATGGTTCAGTTATAGGTGGAGTATATAAAATTATGTTTCTATTTGGAATATTTGGACGTGATATGGAAAGTATAAGTTCGTTAATGATTATATTAATTTTAGGATTATTAATTGGAGCTGTTGTAGGTGCTGTACCAGGCGGTGGAGCAATTGGAGAAATGCTTATATTAAGTATGTTTAATTTTCCACAAGAAGCACTTGCAATAATGCTTGTAATAGCTACAATAATTGATATTCCAGCTACATTGTTAAACTCATCTGGTAATACTGTTTGTACAATGATGATTTCAAAATTTATGGGGAATAAATAA